Proteins from a genomic interval of Acanthopagrus latus isolate v.2019 chromosome 7, fAcaLat1.1, whole genome shotgun sequence:
- the rpl32 gene encoding 60S ribosomal protein L32, whose product MAAIRPLTKPKIVKKRTKKFIRHQSDRYVKIAKNWRKPRGIDNRVRRRFKGQMLMPNIGYGSNKKTKYMLPTGFKKFLVHNVKELEVLMMSNKTHCAEIAHNVSSKNRKLIVERAAQLAIKITNPNARLRSEENE is encoded by the exons ATGGCAGCCATCAGGCCCCTCACAAAACCCAAGATTGTCAAGAAGCGGACCAAGAAGTTCATCCGCCACCAGTCTGACCGATATGTCAAGATTGCG AAAAACTGGCGTAAGCCCAGAGGTATTGACAACAGGGTGCGCAGGCGGTTCAAGGGACAGATGCTGATGCCAAACATTGGTTATGGTAGCAACAAGAAGACCAAGTACATGCTGCCCACTGGCTTCAAGAAGTTCCTGGTCCACAATGTCAAGGAGCTCGAGGTCCTGATGATGAGCAACAA gACTCACTGTGCTGAGATCGCCCACAACGTGTCCTCCAAGAACAGGAAACTGATCGTGGAGAGGGCAGCTCAGCTGGCCATCAAGATCACCAACCCCAACGCCAGGCTCAGGAGCGAGGAGAACGAATAA